A genomic region of Raphanus sativus cultivar WK10039 chromosome 6, ASM80110v3, whole genome shotgun sequence contains the following coding sequences:
- the LOC108835506 gene encoding uncharacterized protein LOC108835506 isoform X2: MMILSDWMIPKLRRIRITLLRLKVKTIFIDGLSTSWSEEHVRDLLKRYGKLERIELARNMPSARRKDFGFVTFDTHEAAVACAKSINNSELGEGEDKAKVRARLSRPLQRGGKGRQPSRSDHRSRHGSRRSGRSSLARLPPRSSRAVGPRAPPPSAKRASGSRGRRPRPPLPPPARARPARPLPPPARSRPLPPPARSRPLPPPARSYDRRPPVPPYPKASMKRDYGRREDLLPPRSRPAVSYSSSRLSPERHLSYRDDYAPRDSGYSDIPRGSSRLETRRPYVDDLYAPRYERPPPSYSEGRSRAYDEPLPGSKRPYAALDDIPPRYVDVDARHSRARLDYDLGPSQYGESYGDRIPRSSLGYGSSRSAMPSHDSRGPYSSSRQGMEYGGGSYSSSDVGGGMYSSSYGSDIPPPRRDGGGSSYSSVYSSRGLGGSSYSGGGGGPGSYY, translated from the exons GTTAAGACTATCTTCATTGATGGTCTGTCAACTTCGTGGAGTGAAGAGCATGTTAGAGATCTTTTGAAAAGATATGGTAAACTTGAAAGAATTGAGCTTGCACGCAATATGCCATCAGCCAGGAGGAAAGATTTTGGCTTTGTAACTTTCGATACTCATGAGGCTGCTGTGGCTTGTGCCAAATCCATCAACAACTCAGAGCTAGGCGAAGGAGAGGACAAG GCAAAAGTGAGGGCACGCTTATCTAGACCACTTCAGAGAGGAGGCAAAGGTAGACAGCCCAGTCGCTCAGACCACCGGTCTAGGCATGGGAGTAGACGATCTGGAAGGAGTTCACTGGCTCGTCTGCCACCTCGTAGCTCTAGAGCCGTTGGACCTAGGGCCCCACCTCCTAGTGCAAAGAGAGCTAGTGGATCAAGAGGAAGACGTCCACGACCACCTCTACCTCCACCTGCAAGAGCTAGGCCCGCTAGGCCCTTGCCACCACCTGCAAGATCTAGGCCCTTACCACCACCTGCAAGATCTAGGCCCTTGCCACCACCTGCTAGGTCATATGACAGAAGACCTCCAG TTCCTCCGTATCCAAAGGCTAGCATGAAGAGGGACTATGGTCGGCGTGAGGATCTGCTTCCTCCAAGAAGCAGACCAGCTGTGAGCTATAGTAGCTCCAGGCTTTCTCCTGAGAGGCATCTGTCTTACAGAGATGATTATGCACCTCGTGATTCTGGTTATTCAGATATTCCTAGAGGTTCTTCTCGCTTAGAAACGAGGAGGCCGTACGTGGATGACCTTTACGCTCCGAGATATGAAAGACCTCCTCCAAGTTACAGTGAAGGGAGATCTCGTGCTTATGATGAACCTCTTCCTGGCTCAAAGCGACCATATGCTGCATTG GATGACATTCCTCCTCGTTATGTTGACGTCGATGCTCGTCATTCAAGAGCTCGTCTGGACTATGATCTTGGCCCATCTCAATATGGGGAATCGTATGGTGACCG GATTCCTAGATCTAGTCTAGGATATGGAAGCAGCCGAAGTGCAATGCCGAGTCATGACTCGCGTGGTCCATATAGCAGCAGTCGTCAGGGAATGGAGTATGGAGGAG GTTCGTATAGTAGCAGCGATGTAGGAGGAGGAATGTACTCATCAAGCTATGGTAGTGACATACCACCACCCAGAAGAGAT GGAGGAGGTAGCTCGTATTCTTCAGTGTACTCAAGTCGTGGATTGGGTGGTAGTAGTTACtcaggtggtggtggtggtccaGGATCATACTACTGA
- the LOC108835507 gene encoding trihelix transcription factor ENAP2, protein MSDPDSPSNHDPSSPPRQALLPSTADPKTDPVPATSKSSRRLPPPCWSLEETTALIDAYGDKRRDLGRGSLKADHWEEVAEAVAAACPGVTPRKMAVQCRHKMEKLRQRYRAEIQRARSVPVARFVSSWVHYKRMEATENDDGGGGPTPRFFNRNGGGGGGIRIRIPTGVSVAGSGKYKASLSSGVSTNTRPGRVGADDERGSEMMMPCNDDPIASAIKLLGDGMLRTEEKKMEMVREIEAMRMEMEMKRTKMILESQQRIVETFAKTMSEMRKKKATRVSSSME, encoded by the coding sequence ATGTCCGATCCCGATTCTCCGTCCAATCACGATCCATCTTCGCCGCCGCGGCAAGCTCTCCTCCCTTCCACCGCCGATCCGAAGACCGACCCCGTCCCGGCGACGTCCAAGAGCTCGAGGCGGTTGCCTCCGCCGTGCTGGTCTCTCGAGGAGACGACGGCGCTGATCGACGCCTACGGTGACAAACGGCGCGATCTCGGCCGCGGAAGCTTGAAGGCGGACCACTGGGAGGAGGTCGCGGAGGCGGTGGCCGCCGCGTGTCCCGGCGTGACGCCGAGGAAAATGGCGGTTCAGTGCCGGCACAAGATGGAGAAGCTAAGGCAGAGGTACCGCGCGGAGATCCAGCGGGCGAGATCCGTGCCCGTGGCGAGGTTCGTCTCCTCTTGGGTTCATTATAAGCGTATGGAAGCCACGGAGAACGACGACGGAGGAGGAGGTCCGACGCCGAGGTTTTTTAACCGGAATGGTGGTGGCGGCGGCGGGATTAGGATTCGAATACCGACGGGTGTGAGCGTTGCGGGGTCCGGTAAGTACAAGGCGAGTCTAAGTTCAGGTGTTAGTACAAATACGAGACCTGGTCGTGTCGGAGCAGATGATGAGAGAGGGAGTGAGATGATGATGCCGTGTAATGATGATCCAATTGCGAGTGCGATCAAGCTACTCGGAGATGGGATGTTGAGGactgaggagaagaagatggagatggtGAGAGAGATTGAAGCGATGAggatggagatggagatgaagCGGACAAAGATGATTTTGGAGTCGCAACAACGGATTGTGGAGACATTTGCTAAAACTATGTCggagatgaggaagaagaaagcaACAAGAGTGTCTTCTTCAATGGAGTAA
- the LOC130496661 gene encoding ankyrin repeat-containing protein BDA1-like: protein MDHRLFDAARSGDTTTLQLLLQEDPLLLDRFSMSSLENPLHVSAFSGQAAFAEEILRHKQELALEQNQQGFSPLHIASASGKIEVVRALLSVGPKHVLCRLKDKDESIPLHCAVQRGRAEVVKELVSSFPESLREVNASLETPLHVAVKNNQVETTKLLLEEIKKRDMSPGIVNMGNREGNTVLHLATLGKQLQIVEMLIGDDAILPGSVDVNRQNRNWLTPKDILDVVIETEGGSVSEMYRVVQIFQTASANNARTERQLLKRSHPTRNPIRMIKNHINDEINNSTLEQRETLMIVATLIATLTFTGCLQPPGAFKSDDANGGSQNNATNTTKTSLGRTLDNIFGQRNSTAGQAIMADRRVHFTLYSAFNAIGFLVSVAMISQLTKGFPLRNWMRLCIISAVSTYCLAIVYIAPDEDVFWVVVLAAALLLVLRELYFFVKSLVNGIKAATSET from the exons ATGGACCATAGATTGTTTGATGCAGCTCGTTCGGGAGACACGACAACACTTCAGTTGCTACTTCAAGAAGATCCTCTTCTTCTCGACCGTTTCTCTATGTCTTCTCTAGAGAATCCTCTCCATGTCTCAGCCTTCTCCGGCCAAGCTGCCTTCGCGGAAGAAATCTTGCGTCACAAGCAAGAGTTAGCTCTGGAGCAGAACCAACAAGGTTTTAGTCCTCTTCACATTGCTTCAGCCTCAGGGAAGATAGAGGTCGTGAGAGCTCTCCTAAGTGTCGGTCCGAAACATGTTCTCTGCCGCTTGAAGGACAAAGACGAGTCGATTCCTCTTCACTGCGCGGTGCAGAGAGGAAGAgccgaggtggttaaagagctgGTTTCGTCTTTCCCTGAATCTCTCCGGGAAGTGAATGCTTCTCTTGAGACACCTCTTCACGTTGCTGTTAAGAACAATCAAGTCGAAACTACAAAGTTGTTGCTAGAAGAGATCAAGAAGCGTGACATGTCACCAGGGATCGTTAACATGGGGAATCGAGAAGGCAATACAGTCTTGCATCTTGCAACACTTGGGAAACAACTTCAG ATTGTGGAGATGTTAATTGGTGACGATGCAATACTCCCCGGATCGGTAGATGTAAACAGACAAAACAGAAACTGGTTAACACCGAAGGACATACTCGACGTGGTTATTGAAACCGAAGGAGGAAGTGTTTCCGAAATGTACAGAGTTGTTCAAATCTTTCAGACAGCTTCAGCAAATAACGCGCGTACGGAACGTCAACTGCTTAAACGTAGCCATCCTACTAGAAACCCTATTCGTATGATAAAGAATCATATAAACGACGAGATTAATAACTCCACACTCGAACAGCGAGAAACCTTAATGATTGTTGCAACGCTCATAGCCACACTTACATTCACCGGATGTCTTCAGCCTCCGGGAGCTTTCAAGAGTGATGACGCTAACGGTGGTTCACAGAACAACGCCACAAACACAACAAAGACATCACTAGGCCGAACTTTAGATAACATTTTCGGACAAAGGAACAGTACTGCAGGACAAGCGATCATGGCGGATAGGCGGGTTCACTTCACTCTCTACTCTGCCTTCAACGCGATAGGGTTTTTGGTTTCGGTGGCGATGATCTCTCAGCTTACTAAAGGGTTCCCGCTGAGAAACTGGATGAGACTTTGTATTATCTCAGCTGTGTCTACTTATTGTCTTGCAATCGTCTACATAGCACCAGATGAGGATGTTTTTTGGGTCGTGGTTCTTGCGGCAGCATTGCTCTTGGTTCTTCGTGAGCTTTACTTTTTTGTCAAATCGTTGGTCAATGGCATTAAGGCTGCAACGAGTGAAACTTAA
- the LOC108808803 gene encoding ankyrin repeat-containing protein BDA1-like, translating to MEKNPIMEAARKGDVEFLLRSTESDPTLLEVLVINGQETPLHVASMYGHLSFVKEMLNLREDLGRELNKDGLTPLHIAASMGHVEIVKELLEKLSGEICLIKGKERKIPLHYAAMRGKVCVLDALVSANPESLEVVTARGETVLHLAVRFCQFDGFVALLECLKEFDKLCVLNKQDHGGNTVLHLAVQKRQFEVVDLLLGSRGSSNNTLPRDFIEVNSLNSNGFTPLDVLLKLGGEPDDPEIHQLLLQAGAVRSIDHNTRQPPSEEPLMTHKQWLDYFKHKKDKISPNEIRSVLLVIAILITTTTYQAALSPPGGIWQEDYYCIGRYCQESETKGSKTKPLFYAGTTIMGSKSWISYGIFIFLNSVGFFTSIELISLLTKGLPFYLELQVSLTALALTYGFAMAALSPNFGLGLFFMVISVVLPLAVAKLPSLIRKLAKKTRISPLRHTTTTTIT from the exons atggagaaaaATCCTATAATGGAGGCTGCTCGGAAAGGAGACGTCGAGTTCTTACTCCGATCAACGGAATCAGATCCCACTCTTCTTGAAGTTCTCGTCATCAACGGCCAAGAAACTCCGTTACACGTTGCCTCCATGTACGGACACTTGAGTTTCGTCAAAGAAATGTTAAACCTAAGAGAGGATCTCGGAAGAGAGCTGAACAAAGACGGACTAACGCCTCTGCATATAGCAGCATCAATGGGTCACGTTGAAATCGTTAAGGAGCTTCTGGAGAAGCTAAGTGGTGAGATATGTTTGATCAAAGGTAAAGAGAGAAAGATTCCTCTTCATTACGCTGCGATGAGAGGAAAAGTTTGTGTTCTTGATGCATTAGTGTCTGCGAATCCTGAATCTCTTGAAGTAGTCACGGCTCGTGGAGAGACAGTGCTTCATCTTGCGGTTAGGTTCTGTCAGTTTGATGGGTTCGTTGCTTTGTTGGAATGTCTTAAAGAGTTTGATAAGCTTTGCGTGTTGAATAAGCAAGATCATGGTGGAAACACCGTTTTGCACTTGGCTGTTCAAAAGCGACAGTTCGAG GTGGTTGACTTGTTGCTTGGCTCTAGAGGTTCTAGTAACAATACACTCCCAAGAGATTTCATTGAAGTAAACTCTTTGAACTCGAATGGCTTCACACCTCTTGATGTGTTACTTAAGCTTGGAGGTGAACCAGACGACCCAGAGATTCATCAGCTCCTTCTCCAAGCAGGAGCTGTGAGATCTATAGATCACAACACAAGACAACCACCATCAGAAGAACCTCTGATGACACACAAGCAATGGCTTGATTACTTCAAGCACAAGAAAGACAAAATCTCACCTAACGAAATCCGCAGTGTCTTACTAGTTATCGCGATTCTGATAACCACAACGACTTATCAAGCCGCACTAAGTCCCCCAGGAGGAATCTGGCAAGAAGATTATTACTGCATCGGTAGATATTGTCAAGAGAGTGAGACAAAAGGAAGCAAAACCAAACCATTGTTTTACGCAGGAACAACTATAATGGGATCAAAGAGTTGGATCTCTTATGGCATTTTCATCTTCTTGAACTCGGTTGGTTTTTTCACATCTATTGAACTAATCTCATTACTCACAAAAGGTCTCCCTTTCTACCTTGAGCTACAAGTTTCACTGACTGCTCTTGCCTTAACCTATGGATTTGCAATGGCTGCACTTTCTCCTAACTTTGGATTAGGCTTGTTCTTCATGGTTATCTCTGTGGTATTACCCTTAGCGGTAGCAAAACTCCCGAGTCTAATCCGTAAACTTGCCAAGAAAACAAGAATCTCTCCTCTCAGGCATACAACTACAACAACCATCACCTAA
- the LOC108809112 gene encoding cyclin-U4-1: MAELENPGVMPKLIAFLSSLLERVAESNDLQRQVATQSQRVSVFHGLSLPSITIQSYLERIFKYAHCSRSCFVVAYVYLDRFTHSQPSLPINSLNVHRLLITSVLVAAKFLDDRYYNNAYYAKVGGISTKEMNLLELDFLFGLGFDLNVTPNTFHSYFSYLQKEMTLLQPHSLLLGPPRPVITFSDEEASHQKQQQLAV, encoded by the exons ATGGCCGAGCTTGAGAATCCAGGAGTAATGCCGAAGCTAATAGCCTTCTTATCCTCATTGCTAGAACGAGTTGCGGAGTCCAACGATCTTCAACGCCAAGTCGCTACTCAGTCACAGAGGGTTTCCGTGTTCCACGGTTTGAGTCTACCTTCCATTACGATTCAGAGCTACCTGGAGAGGATTTTCAAATACGCTCATTGTAGCCGTTCCTGCTTCGTTGTGGCTTACGTTTATCTTGACCGCTTCACTCACAGTCAACCTTCCCTTCCCATCAATTCCCTTAACGTTCATCGTCTCCTCATTACAAGCGTCTTGGTCGCTGCTAAATTCCTCGATGATCG GTACTACAACAATGCGTATTACGCGAAAGTGGGAGGGATAAGCACGAAAGAGATGAATCTTCTGGAGCTTGATTTCTTATTCGGGTTAGGTTTTGATTTGAACGTGACGCCAAACACATTCCACTCTTACTTCTCTTATCTTCAAAAGGAAATGACTCTTCTTCAACCTCACTCTCTCCTTCTTGGTCCACCAAGACCTGTCATTACCTTCAGTGACGAAGAAGCTTCTCAtcagaaacaacaacaactcgCTGTTTGA
- the LOC108807085 gene encoding probable WRKY transcription factor 12 isoform X2 — MEGGGRRVVVSNYDLQQVTIQENMNFLIPFEETNVLTFFSSSSSSSLSSPSFPIHNSSSTTNTTHAPLGFPNNLQGEGPLGSKVLNDDQDNTRGGINNDAHSNSWWRSSSGSGESKNKVKIRRKLREPRFCFQTKSDVDVLDDGYKWRKYGQKIVKNSLHPRCTHNNCRVKKRVERLSEDCRMVITTYEGRHSHIPPDDSFSPDHDCLSSF, encoded by the exons ATGGAAGGAGGAGGAAGGAGAGTAGTAGTTAGTAATTACGATCTACAACAAGTGACGATCCAAGAGAATATGAACTTCCTCATTCCATTTGAAGAAACCAATGTCTtaacctttttttcttcttcttcttcatcttctctctcatctccttctttcccCATCCACAACTCTTCTTCTACCACTAATACTACTCATGCACCTCTAGGGTTTCCTAATAATCTTCAG GGTGAAGGACCCTTGGGATCAAAGGTGCTTAATGATGATCAGGATAATACTAGAGGTGGAATTAACAATGACGCACATTCAAATTCTTG GTGGCGATCAAGTAGTGGGAGTGGAGAGTCGAAGAACAAAGTGAAGATAAGAAGGAAACTAAGAGAACCAAGATTCTGTTTCCAGACAAAAAGCGATGTTGACGTTCTCGACGATGGCTACAAATGGCGTAAATATGGTCAGAAAATCGTCAAGAACAGCCTTCACCCCAG ATGCACGCACAACAACTGTAGGGTGAAGAAGAGAGTGGAGCGGCTGTCGGAAGATTGTAGAATGGTGATTACAACTTACGAAGGTCGTCACAGCCACATTCCCCCTGATGACTCCTTTTCTCCTGATCATGATTGTCTCTCTTCCTTCTAA
- the LOC108807085 gene encoding probable WRKY transcription factor 12 isoform X1: MEGGGRRVVVSNYDLQQVTIQENMNFLIPFEETNVLTFFSSSSSSSLSSPSFPIHNSSSTTNTTHAPLGFPNNLQGEGPLGSKVLNDDQDNTRGGINNDAHSNSWWRSSSGSGESKNKVKIRRKLREPRFCFQTKSDVDVLDDGYKWRKYGQKIVKNSLHPRSYYRCTHNNCRVKKRVERLSEDCRMVITTYEGRHSHIPPDDSFSPDHDCLSSF; encoded by the exons ATGGAAGGAGGAGGAAGGAGAGTAGTAGTTAGTAATTACGATCTACAACAAGTGACGATCCAAGAGAATATGAACTTCCTCATTCCATTTGAAGAAACCAATGTCTtaacctttttttcttcttcttcttcatcttctctctcatctccttctttcccCATCCACAACTCTTCTTCTACCACTAATACTACTCATGCACCTCTAGGGTTTCCTAATAATCTTCAG GGTGAAGGACCCTTGGGATCAAAGGTGCTTAATGATGATCAGGATAATACTAGAGGTGGAATTAACAATGACGCACATTCAAATTCTTG GTGGCGATCAAGTAGTGGGAGTGGAGAGTCGAAGAACAAAGTGAAGATAAGAAGGAAACTAAGAGAACCAAGATTCTGTTTCCAGACAAAAAGCGATGTTGACGTTCTCGACGATGGCTACAAATGGCGTAAATATGGTCAGAAAATCGTCAAGAACAGCCTTCACCCCAG AAGTTATTACAGATGCACGCACAACAACTGTAGGGTGAAGAAGAGAGTGGAGCGGCTGTCGGAAGATTGTAGAATGGTGATTACAACTTACGAAGGTCGTCACAGCCACATTCCCCCTGATGACTCCTTTTCTCCTGATCATGATTGTCTCTCTTCCTTCTAA
- the LOC108806154 gene encoding uncharacterized protein LOC108806154, with the protein MQTPFLHLCKSFTSSSPLPCRNNNLCFGIHSSPRPNDSNGRKIFAQQSYKPNEGPGNKGKVTLKGNKENTWSVDNEMAENEKRKRKPKGRKRGKRLGGGGRKGRVLVSGTMLIETETLLQTEEPVIKPIWRTFASSVSGIWKGVGAVFSPITAEMEPLEMGKKNESLYDCYTLSRIEALPSGESSSETEIQRKINWVTLNPHGEFFQNDEVVVEQTGLPKFESFNLKASDVMEEDSMGDEPGLVYFEDGSYSRGPVTIPVGEISESNYYLTPTFKFEQCLVKGCHKRLRVVHTIEFANGGADIQIMRVGVYEEQWVSPSNYEDQSNNDAPLELKPFSQRKRIQPSELTGSWKVFEVSATPIYGEEDLDQSSETTPYVYFCTEALKRRDLPETSVSFGDEEMIDMQDVSVMWLPGGVTAYVDVKKDGVLCVGIGWYSDEGINLVMERDYGLDGNLIEVRSKSEVKRRWTEEPK; encoded by the exons ATGCAAACGCCATTTCTCCATCTCTGCAAAAgcttcacttcttcttctccacttcCATGTCGAAACAACAATCTATGCTTCGGGATTCACAGTTCACCGCGACCGAACGACAGCAATGGGCGAAAGATCTTCGCGCAGCAGAGCTACAAACCAAACGAGGGTCCGGGAAACAAAGGGAAAGTGACTCTAAAGGGTAACAAAGAGAATACGTGGAGCGTGGATAACGAGATGGCTGAGAACGAGAAGCGTAAGAGGAAGCCAAAGGGGAGGAAGAGAGGGAAGAGATTAGGCGGAGGAGGAAGGAAAGGCAGAGTCTTGGTTTCAGGAACCATGCTGATTGAGACAGAGACTCTTCTTCAGACAGAG gaACCAGTGATAAAGCCAATTTGGAGAACGTTTGCGAGCAGTGTAAGTGGGATATGGAAAGGCGTGGGAGCTGTGTTCTCTCCCATAACAGCAGAGATGGAGCCTCTTGAGATGGGTAAGAAGAACGAGAGTCTTTACGATTGCTACACTCTCTCACGGATCGAAGCCTTGCCATCTGGAGAGTCTTCATCTGAGACTGAGATACAGAGGAAGATCAATTGGGTTACTCTGAATCCTCACGGAGAGTTTTTCCAGAACGATGAGGTGGTGGTTGAGCAGACTGGTTTGCCAAAGTTTGAGTCTTTTAACCTGAAAGCAAGTGATGtcatggaagaggattcaatgGGAGATGAGCCTGGTCTTGTTTACTTTgag GATGGATCTTATTCTAGAGGTCCAGTTACAATCCCTGTTGGGGAGATTAGTGAGTCTAACTATTACCTCACACCTACTTTCAAGTTTGAGCAG TGTTTGGTGAAGGGTTGTCATAAGAGACTGAGAGTGGTGCACACTATAGAGTTCGCCAATGGTGGTGCGGATATACAGATAATGAGAGTTGGTGTTTATGAAGAACAGTGGGTTAGTCCTTCAAACTATGAAGACCAAAG TAACAACGATGCACCACTGGAGTTAAAACCCTTCTCACAGAGGAAACGTATTCAACCATCAGAGCTAACAGGGTCATGGAAAGTGTTTGAAGTGAGTGCAACTCCAATCTATGGAGAAGAAGACCTAGATCAAAGCAGCGAGACCACTCCATATGTTTACTTTTGCACAGAGGCTTTGAAGAGAAGGGACTTACCAGAAACCTCGGTTTCGTTTGGAGATGAGGAGATGATAGATATGCAGGATGTGTCTGTGATGTGGCTACCAGGTGGTGTGACTGCTTACGTGGATGTGAAGAAAGATGGAGTGTTATGCGTTGGAATAGGATGGTACTCTGATGAAGGGATCAATCTTGTGATGGAGAGAGATTATGGTTTAGATGGGAATCTTATAGAAGTTAGATCCAAATCCGAAGTGAAGAGACGATGGACTGAAGAACCTAAGTGA
- the LOC108809635 gene encoding uclacyanin-2, which yields MAINGLSKMAATALLLVLAIVPAAIAVTYTVGDTQEWSSGVDYTEWVKGKTFRVGDVLEFKYGSSHSVDVTTKAGYDNCDTSLSTVNHSGGDTKIELKTAGANYYICPTPGHCLNGMKLAVTVVSGTPAAPTPPSSTPGTPPTTPDSPPAAGTPPSTPDSPPAAGTPPATPAPPPRQSGASKGVMSYVLVGASIVLGYALWM from the exons ATGGCAATCAATGGTTTGTCCAAGATGGCTGCAACCGCTCTTCTCTTAGTACTGGCCATCGTCCCAGCCGCGATCGCTGTGACATACACGGTAGGAGACACTCAAGAGTGGTCCAGTGGTGTCGACTACACAGAATGGGTTAAAGGAAAGACTTTCAGGGTTGGTGACGTTCTAG AGTTCAAGTATGGTTCCTCACACTCGGTGGATGTGACTACCAAAGCCGGATATGATAACTGCGACACTTCCCTATCCACAGTGAATCACTCTGGCGGAGACACCAAAATCGAACTCAAGACAGCAGGAGCCAACTACTACATCTGCCCTACACCTGGTCACTGTCTCAATGGCATGAAGCTAGCAGTTACGGTTGTTTCCGGAACTCCAGCCGCTCCTACGCCGCCGTCTTCAACTCCCGGAACTCCTCCTACCACACCAGACTCACCTCCGGCTGCCGGAACTCCTCCTTCCACACCAGACTCACCTCCGGCTGCCGGAACTCCTCCCGCCACACCCGCACCTCCTCCTCGACAAAGTGGTGCCTCTAAGGGAGTGATGAGTTACGTTTTGGTCGGAGCCTCGATCGTTTTGGGTTATGCTTTGTGGATGTAA
- the LOC108809721 gene encoding flavanone 3-dioxygenase 3: protein MEETKKSLLDDSFTSAMALTNSGVPQVPDRYVLPPSQRPALGSGIGTRDDTTLPVIDLSLLQQPLFRSRAIHDINKACKEFGFFQVVNHGIPLPVVKDALDAATQFFDLPVEEKMLMVSSNVHQPVRYGTSINHSTDKVHYWRDFIKHYSYPLSKWIDMWPSNPPCYKDKVGKYAEASHLLHKQLLEAISESLGLEKHYLQEQTEEGSQVMAVNCYPPCPEPEVTLGMPPHSDYGSLTILLQSSEGLQIMDANKNWVCIPYIEGALIVQLGDQVEVMSNGIYKSVIHRATVNRDVKRLSFASIHSLPLHKKISPAPELLDGNNTAAYGEFSFNDFLNYISGNDFLQERFIDTLKKSSS, encoded by the exons ATGGAGGAAACAAAAAAGAGCTTGCTTGATGATTCCTTTACAAGTGCAATGGCACTTACCAATTCAGGTGTGCCTCAAGTGCCTGATCGTTACGTTCTTCCACCATCGCAAAGGCCAGCTCTTGGTTCAGGCATAGGCACCAGAGATGATACAACACTTCCTGTCATTGATCTCTCTCTTTTACAGCAACCTTTGTTTCGGTCACGTGCAATCCATGATATCAACAAAGCCTGCAAGGAGTTTGGTTTCTTTCAG GTTGTAAACCATGGGATACCATTACCAGTGGTTAAAGATGCCTTAGATGCAGCAACACAGTTCTTTGACTTACCTGTGGAGGAGAAGATGCTTATGGTGTCATCAAACGTTCACCAGCCAGTAAGATATGGCACAAGCATCAACCATTCAACAGATAAAGTTCACTACTGGAGAGATTTCATTAAACATTACTCTTATCCTCTATCAAAATGGATCGATATGTGGCCATCTAATCCTCCATGCTATAA GGACAAGGTGGGTAAGTACGCAGAGGCAAGTCACTTGCTACACAAGCAACTACTAGAAGCAATCTCAGAAAGCCTAGGACTGGAGAAACATTACTTACAAGAACAAACTGAAGAAGGCTCACAAGTCATGGCAGTGAACTGTTATCCACCATGTCCTGAACCTGAAGTTACCTTGGGAATGCCACCACACTCGGACTACGGCTCGCTGACCATCTTACTTCAAAGTAGCGAGGGACTCCAGATAATGGATGCCAACAAGAACTGGGTATGTATTCCCTATATCGAAGGAGCTTTGATAGTTCAGTTGGGAGATCAAGTTGAAGTGATGAGCAACGGAATATACAAGAGTGTGATTCATCGTGCAACGGTGAACAGAGATGTCAAGAGGCTATCTTTTGCAAGTATTCACAGTCTACCTTTGCACAAGAAGATAAGTCCAGCACCTGAGCTACTCGATGGAAACAATACAGCAGCCTACGGGGAATTTAGTTTCAACGATTTTCTTAACTACATCTCGGGCAACGATTTTTTACAGGAAAGGTTCATCGATACACTTAAGAAGAGCAGCTCCTGA
- the LOC108810398 gene encoding uncharacterized mitochondrial protein AtMg00310-like, whose amino-acid sequence MSCFLLPKKLINEITTSMRNFWWSGQKDKQKIPWISWKKVTASKREGGLGIRDMEMFNLALVAKQGWRIIRNPSSLMARVMKAKYFRHTDFLQAPTYKNSSYAWRSILQARRLIQEGTKWIVGDGSKIRVWEDNWIHKQPAKPASGIGYSYMEFHKDRGIHCKIRLPSKQSAMESSEGGGTRKSVFNRGNEEKLLRYMGVGFTTES is encoded by the exons ATGTCTTGTTTCCTGCTtccaaaaaaactaattaatgaaATCACCACTAGTATGCGAAATTTTTGGTGGTCAGGACAAAAGGATAAGCAAAAGATTCCATGGATAAGTTGGAAAAAGGTTACTGCTTCAAAAAGAGAGGGAGGGCTAGGAATAAGAGATATGGAGATGTTTAATTTAGCACTGGTAGCTAAACAAGGCTGGAGAATTATTAGAAATCCATCTTCTCTGATGGCTAGAGTAATGAAAGCTAAATACTTTAGGCATACAGATTTTTTGCAGGCTCCCACTTACAAAAATTCCAGCTATGCTTGGCGCAGCATATTACAAGCGAGGAGATTAATACAGGAAGGAACGAAATGGATTGTGGGAGATGGAAGCAAAATAAGGGTATGGGAGGATAATTGGATTCATAAACAACCAGCCAAACCAGCTTCAGGGATAG GATACTCCTATATGGAGTTTCACAAAGACAGGGGAATACACTGTAAGATCAGGTTACCATCTAAGCAATCAGCTATGGAATCATCTGAAGGAGGAGGAACAAGGAAATCGGTGTTTAACAGAGGAAATGAAGAGAAGCTGCTCAGGTATATGGGCGTTGGATTTACCACCGAAAGTTAA